GTCTATGCATAATTATCCAATACATCTTGCTTttaacttatttaaaaaaaaatcatttttctccCAAAGCAATCAAAGCTTAATGATTTATCATAGTAAGTTGATAAGTACCTTTTCTAATGGATAATTATCACTTCATTCACTTGTTTTACAAATTCAAATCCAATTATGATCTCTGCCACTAACTGGGAACTTCACAACCCCAATATAAGTTGACATTGCAACTGAATTTAGCATTATCATAGTGGAATTTTTTTCAGATACAGTTCCTCTGCATCATTCATTCATCATTATAACGTGGCAGTTTAGCAAACGTTAGGAAATAAGCCGCctattttttttggtcaataagcCGGCTTTAAATGGATCAAAATACTCTTACTAATCTGGGCCAATTCTAGCAATCTCTAACCTGAGGCCCAAAAATGATACACATAGGCCTAAGTGGCTAAATGACtttgttgggtttttttttataaaaaaatattaatttcttttattaattTCTGTTCTAATTCCTTCTTCTATAATATTCATGTCATTTGTTCGGCAACTTTTGAATCTAGGAATTAATctcttaaaatataaataattaaataattaatactccctcccctttatgttttagtttttcacatatttactaaaaaaaatgaatgttgctttaaaaatttaacactatttatcattttttttctttcatctatACCCGcgtttaatattatatctaacccttatcacttttttttatattttatctaTTGCAATCCTCAACAATTACTTaatcaataaaattattttttctctttaataAAACTTGATCTTAAATAAGAGTATTTTGATTAAATTAGATATTAATTAATGAatcttatataaaaaaaagaggTATAGTAAATTATCTACCAattatgtacccaaaaaaattaTCTACCAattatgtacccaaaaaaattaTCTACCAATTGATATAATTGATTATAAAAAGTTCTTTATCCTTTCCGAAAAGTTAATGTGGGGGCAGCATCACAAAAAGAGATAGTGATTGCCACTGGCCACTACTCATAAGTAAAAAGGGCAAATGATGGGTTAGGTTCAAACCTTATAATATTTTaaggtaaaaaaaaagagagattaATCTTTTTGAGTTCAATAATTAGAGCTGACGTCTCATTACATCAGAACTTTTAAACTTCAAGCCCAAATAAGATGCATGCTTAATTAAAACTAAATTTGTTAAAAAATGATAATGTTAATCACCTTGTAATATAACATTTtatcttaaaaaatatatattaattaggtaaataatttaatttaacacATATTCTAATAAACACTAACGAGAATAATTTGGTTggcttatttaaaaaatatatggaaAATTAAAATAGTTTATGAATAAGTAAAAGTACTTATTTATAGATTTTTAGAAAAGTGGTTGagatttttattcataatttacTCGTCAGTCTCTTACATTTAGTATACTGATATTAAGGTGAAAGATTAGTCTCACTTGTAGAAATAATTTAGTTAACAGAAAAAAGAGAGCTAGGTAGGAGTAGTATTTTAAAGTTAGGCTTaatagcatttttggtcccttacttatcacgatttgacaGTACTGGTCTCTCAAAgaatttattagcctacaaAGTCTCTCACGTTTACTAACTGttgcagttttagttttttgtCAACTTTTATCTAATAATTAACCGTTTTAAGTtgaaaaatcaatttaaaataaGGCTTGAATAActgttttatgttttttgattaacaattttatggtttctgattttttaattgattttttgattaaaagtctgttaaatattggatggaaGTTGAAGGAAAACCAAAACTGCAACAATTAGTAAACGTGAGAGACGTTGCATGCTAAAAAATTCTAAGAGGGACCAGAACtgtcaaatcgtgataagtgaggaaCCAAAATTGCTATTAAGCCTAAAAGTTAATATGAGAAATTTATAGTAATTTTGTAGCTATTAATTAGATGCATGTTAAAGACGGATACAACCgctgcttaaatttaagcaactaACAAGTAGCAACCCTTCAATAATCACTAAAATTAAGCAAGCGACCGCATTTGAAATGTTACTAAGCAAAACCTAAGAGAGATAATAActgaaattaagaaaataaagataaaataagACACTTACCAATTTACTTGTTATCTCATTACTCTCAAAACAATACAATTTATAGCTTCTTAAGATAAGAATCGGAGAACCCTACATATCGTATAATCTCACTTGTagaaatattataaaatattaaaaattaataaacatAGAATAAAATGACTGGAACTAACCTATCTACTTAAGCTTAATTGATCCAGCTCAAGAGAGCTGAGTAACCATAATAAAAACCCATTAGAAATGAGTGTTCTATCAAACTCGTTAGCATCATCCAAACGGGAGATATAAAAAACGTGTAGTATATGTATGATGTGTACGTCctgagagaaaagaaaacaaatgaattGGTGAATGTTCTTTTCTCGATCGCTGGCATAAGCCTTACGTCTGAATTGACATCACCCTCTCGACACCACATAAATTGCAATTGCAAAATCAGCGTCGCTTTCCTTCTAGATACAATGAACAAGAAAGAACGTAATCTTCCATAAATACACCAATTTATATCCATCCATCCAATGCAATATAATATGGACTCACATGAACATCCAATCTTCAACCCCATAATAATAACCCCCCATTCCACAAACTAGCTACCACCACCCAACCCCAtaaactaaactaaactaaacCAAACTATTCCCACCTCAAAGCACGATACATACAATTATTTAACATATATTAAATACTATACTAATCCTGTATAGtcttcataaaaaaatattattcacaCCCCAATTCTATTTTCAGCCAAACAGTAGTAGTAGTAAAAAAAGATAGAATTTCCTTGACTAGTATTCTCACTACAATCATTAGCCTTCAAGTTATTTAagtaatatataatttttgtaAGTATACACGTGCATGCATATACTAGGTGGAGGCTACAGATGATCACAATTTAATGGTTTAGTGATAAGTAAATTATACCCCATAAAATGACTGTTACCGTTTCATGAACAGATGAAGATATTATGATCAACAAACAAATCATTAATACtatcaataataaataaaataacataGAAAACCCTTGGTTCACTAAAATTCAAGCGTTGCCACTCTTTACCAATGAATGATCAACCCCCACCCCACCTCCACCCCCCACctttctctatatatatatataactctcTTTCTTATCTGTATTCCTCAACCCAAACCAAAACAAGCTTAATCAACAACAATCACTGCCATGGAAGAACAATTGAAACTAGTAGGAGGAGGAGCAAGAGGTGCTATGGTGGCCATGATGCCTTCACCAGGAATGGGCCACCTGATTCCAATGATTGAGTTCGCCAAGCGACTCATCCTCCACCACAACCTCCAAGTCACCTTCATCATCCCCACCGAAGCTCCACCGTCAAAAGCTCAAATCACCGTCCTCCAATCGCTTCCGAATTCCATTTCACACATTTTCCTTCCTCCCGTCGACCTCACCGACCTCCCGCAAAACGCCATGATTGAAATACGAATCTCCCTCACCGTACTCCGCTCCCTTCCGTCCCTCCGCCACGCCTTCCGCCCCCTCTCCGCCACCGCACTCCTCGTCGACCTCTTCGGCACTGACGCCTTCGACGTCGCCAGAGAATTCGGCGCCTCCCCTTACATCTTCTTCCCTTCCACCGCCACCGcgctctctctcttcctctacCTCCCTCGCTTGGACCGGGAGGTTCATTGCGAGTTCAGAGAACTCGCCGAACCGGTCAAAATCCCCGGCTCCGTCCCGATCCACGGTTCAGACCTTCTCGACCCGGTTCAGGACCGGAAAAATGAAGCCTACAAGTGGGTCCTCCACCACGCAACTCGATACAGCCAAGCCGATGGGATCTTGGAAAACAGCTTCATGGAGCTCGAACCGGGCGCAATCAAGGAGCTACAAAAGGAAGAACCGGGAAAACCTCGGGTTTACCCGGTTGGGCCACTCGTGAAAGTGGACGGGGTTCAGGCCGGTTCAGGTCCCGGTTCAGAGTGTTTGAGTTGGTTAGACGAACAACCTCACGGGAGTGTGTTGTTTGTGTGTTTCGGAAGCGGTGGGACCCTCACGAGCGCGCAAATCAACGAACTCGCTCTTGGTTTGGAAATGAGTGAGCAACGGTTTTTATGGGTTGTGAAGAGCCCAAATGATGGTGTTGCCAATGCTTCTTATTTCAGTGCTGATAGCCAAGGTGACCCTTTTGCGTTTTTACCAAAAGGGTTCGTTGAGAGAACCAAAGGTAGAGGTTTTTTGGTTTCATCTTGGGCCCCACAAACACAGGTTTTAGCTCATGGTTCAACCGGTGGGTTCTTGACTCATTGTGGTTGGAACTCTATTCTTGAAAGTGTGGTCTATGGGGTGCCTTTGGTGGCTTGGCCACTTTTTGCTGAGCAGAAGATGAATGCTGTTTTGCTAACACAGGAAATTAAAGTGGCGTTGAGACCAAGAGTTGGTGAGGATGGGTTGGTGGAGAAGCATGAAATTGCTAGTGTTGTCAAGTGTTTGATGGAAGGTGAAGAAGGGAAGAAGCTTCGTTACCAGATGAAGAATATGAAGGAGGCTGGTGCTAGATCTCTAGGTGAAAATGGGTCTTCAAGTAACCATATTTCCCAATTAGCTCTCAAGTGGAGTAAGAATAGCAAAGTTACGGTAACCATGTAAAGTAGTGACTGGTTCGAGGGTCGTAAATCATATTTCATAATCAGTCATTTACTACTTACTTACTGTAAGCACTCGTCGAAAGAGAAAAAGGATTAGTCTTTGTAATTGATCAAAATCATGTAAAGTAGTTTGTAATAGATTTGTATTTATGAGCTGCACTCAACTAAATtatcattttgttttttttgtaaaataagAGAAATAAGTCTTGAATTGTGAACTCTACACGTACATATATAAGCTGTGTCgtatatttatttatgaaaattGGATTGGATTCATACGGCAATGATAATGATGCCAAAAGGATGTGGACCACCTATATGAACATAAAATTCATAGCACAATGATAAAGTATATTAAAAGTGATTGACACTTACAAGGTGATTGTGGGTTTATAACATTAGACAATGCAACGAATGCAACGAGATCATTTCAATTATTTGTCAGAGCATGACTCgatttatatatagtatataacTTCATTTCAAATGTGACCTCACAGAAGTAACTTCATTTCAACTTTAATTTCAACCACTGATCTTTCATATTAGCTGGAACCTAACCACTCCATTAACGCTATTGCAACAATAAGTTCTTAGTGCAAATTGAACGTCCCACCCTTGATTTATTCACaagttttatattttaatttttacctcTTGTCGTTCAATGTAAAACTCGTGAAGATTCATgagttttatattttaattaaatctcATGGAAATGCAAACTTATTTTTGAGTGATTTCTCTGCTATATATACCTAAACAATAAAGGGTTCATTACcgaaataaattttattatttctaaTTTAGTTTAAAGGTAccgattatttatttttataagaaaTCCGGAGCAACACCCTGAATTTAAAAGAGAAAATTGCTTAAAATTACGAATTACATGTAACTTGACGAAACACAAGGAACAATTGTGATCGgctaaaaaaatgttattacaTTGTGCTATCGGTCCGTGATTTCTATCAAACACGATATTTAATTGGATGAAAAACTTATTCTTACATTTCATAATGGGATGAGTCCCTACCATATAGCATTGCTCTTTAGAAGGAGTTTGCAAAAGATGATATATATTCGTTGAAGCgtcttttttgaaaaaatcgTTGAATTAGTTAATCAAGCTTGTATTAGCACGAATGTATTTTTCGTTTCATGTGTTTTTGTAATcacaatgaaaaaaaatcaaatcagcAACCACAAAATCAGTCACAAACTATCCGTCAAAGAAATTATTAATGATGGAATTTTTTACAAAATAGAAGTCATAATAAAAGTCTCATCGTTAATGATTTGTTACATAATTTATAATGTGCCACAAATAGTGACAAATTCACTCGTCACTCCTTTAGATATTCATCACAAAATAAGGATGGAAAGGCGATAAACTGGGTCACTAATAAGTGACAGATGATTCCGGTCACTAGTGTGTTACGGTTCTTTTTCATAACTCATGCATTACCAATATAGCTATAGTCTGTTAATAATCGGTAAAAAGTAATTTTTGTCATAGAAAGGAGTCTGTAACAAAACAGTACTCCCTCCACTACTTTTAATTTAGAGCAAAAAGagattattcattaataaacAAAAGATGATACAACCCAATAAGataggaaaaagaaaacaccACCAAGCCAAACAAGAAACACCAAAACACCAacctaacaaaaaaataataataataaaaaaacaccCTCCCTAACACCTAGAAGGACAATTCTCCTTAATAATAGCGGCCAACCCCCGAACAACATCTTCATCACTACCAGGGAAAGACATGCCTACATATTTAGCAAGACACCAAGCCTTCACTGCTCGCGTGAAATAAGGCCccgaaggagaaggaggactaGGCGACGCCGACGCAATACCgagattgtaagacccaaaattttagaattaaataaataattaatttccaactcacgcataggattatgtgtaagcgtgagaggaacttgacttgtacTTGATGGgtggattagtattatgaagaagaaaacgttagtaaacgactaatttgcacttaaagacacgatggaaactaattccaaaaatcttcagagaaatgttagaacttctcttaatccttccatgacaggcgtttcgatacgaaaccctggaatgaacgaacgtccgattctaattctcggaagtttgccgaaactgaatcactgatagttcaagaaacctaaaatcaacggttgatgaagacttttttctattcggggcttcaaacgaagattccacacacgtacacctatttctctcgatgtttctaatctttcttcagaaggaagttttctcatccgacatcaactgcaaaaagtagtttttcgggtaaaatcgatttacaccgactttggatcgtttgatttaattccaagaaacctcttttgagttttggaattctgtcgccagaacctatcttagaattcacagaggaatgcgcaggaaaaatcggaatcgcgaaattttcatttttccgcattttccaaaacctataaatagcttgaaaatgaaaaaaaaatcaaaaaaaatcacaaaacacacacacgaCCGTGGGCttccaaggaggaagga
This is a stretch of genomic DNA from Lotus japonicus ecotype B-129 chromosome 1, LjGifu_v1.2. It encodes these proteins:
- the LOC130731383 gene encoding hydroquinone glucosyltransferase-like — encoded protein: MEEQLKLVGGGARGAMVAMMPSPGMGHLIPMIEFAKRLILHHNLQVTFIIPTEAPPSKAQITVLQSLPNSISHIFLPPVDLTDLPQNAMIEIRISLTVLRSLPSLRHAFRPLSATALLVDLFGTDAFDVAREFGASPYIFFPSTATALSLFLYLPRLDREVHCEFRELAEPVKIPGSVPIHGSDLLDPVQDRKNEAYKWVLHHATRYSQADGILENSFMELEPGAIKELQKEEPGKPRVYPVGPLVKVDGVQAGSGPGSECLSWLDEQPHGSVLFVCFGSGGTLTSAQINELALGLEMSEQRFLWVVKSPNDGVANASYFSADSQGDPFAFLPKGFVERTKGRGFLVSSWAPQTQVLAHGSTGGFLTHCGWNSILESVVYGVPLVAWPLFAEQKMNAVLLTQEIKVALRPRVGEDGLVEKHEIASVVKCLMEGEEGKKLRYQMKNMKEAGARSLGENGSSSNHISQLALKWSKNSKVTVTM